The Mycolicibacterium monacense genome contains the following window.
ATGCGCACCGCGGTGGTGTCGATCGATCCGAAGAACGGCGGGGTCAAGGCCTACTACGGCGGTTCGGACGCCAACGGTTTCGACTTCGCCCAGGCCGGCCTGCCGACCGGTTCGTCGTTCAAGGTGTTCGCCCTGGTGGCCGCGCTGCAGCAGGGCATCGGCCTGGGGTATCAGGTCGACAGCTCACCGCTCGAGGTCGACGGCATCAAGATCACGAACGTCGAGGGCAACAGCTGCGGCACCTGCAACATCGCCGAGGCGCTGAAGCGGTCGCTGAACACGAGCTACTACCGCCTGATGCTCGAGCTGAACAACGGCCCGCAGGACGTGGCCGACGCCGCCCACCGCGCCGGCATCGCCGAGAGCTTCCCCGGTGTCGAGCACACCCTCAGCGAGGACGGGCAGGGCGGACCACCCAACAACGGGGTCGTGCTCGGCCAGTACCAGTCCCGGGTGATCGACATGGCCTCGGCGTACGCGACGTTGGCCGCCTCGGGCGTCTACCACAAACCGCACTTCGTCCAGAAGGTCGTCAACTCGCAGGGTGACGTCTTGTTCGACGCCTCGCAGGAGGACAACAGCGGCGAGCAGCGCATCGACAAGGCCGTCGCCGACAACGCCACCTCCGCGATGCAGCCGATCGCCGCGTACTCGAACGGTCACGCGCTGGCGGGCGGGCGGCCTTCGGCGGCCAAGACCGGCACCAACCAGCTCGGCGACACCGACGCCAACCGCGACGCGTGGATGGTCGGGTTCACCCCGTCGCTGTCGACCGCGGTGTGGGTCGGCACCGTCGACGGCACCAAACCGCTCGAGAACCAGTGGGGCTCCCCGGTGTACGGGTCGGGCCTGCCGTCGGACATCTGGAAGGCCACGATGGACGGGGCGCTCGAGGACACCGACAACGAGTCCTTCCCCAAGCCGGAGGAGATCGGCGGATACGCGGGTGTGCCGCAGGCGCCGCCGCCGCGGCCGACGCAGACCTCCACGCTGGTGCCGACACCGTCGGAGACGGTCATTCAGCCGACCCTTGAGGTGGCGCCGGGCATCACGATCCCATTCGGACCGCCGACGACCGTTCCGGTGGGACCGCCCCCGCCCGTCGGTCAACCGGTGCCCGCGCCCGCGCCCGCCCCCGGTGTGCCCTTGCCGCCGCAGCCGGTCGCCCCGGGCGTGCCCGTACCGCCCGGTCCGCCGCCGCCTCCGTGACGGCGCCCGAGGAGCCGGCGGAGCCGGAGTCCCGGTGGGTGTCGCCGTCGCCGCTTGCGCAGGATCTGCGCAGCGCGGAGGACCGCGACCTGCCCAGCCGCACCGACCGGATCGGCGCCGCGCTGTCGGAGACGATCGGCGGCCCGGTGGGCCGGCACGCCCTCATCGGCCGTCAGCGTCTGATGACGCCGCTGCGGGTGATGCTGATCATCGCCGTGGTGTTCCTGGCACTGGGCTATTCGACGAAGGCCGCCTGCCTGCAGACCACGGGCGGCGGATCGGCCGACCAACGCGTGGCCAACTGGGACAACAACCGCGCGTACTACCAGCTCTGCTACTCCGACACCGTGCCGCTCTACACCGCGGAACTGTTGAACCAGGGCAAGTTCCCGTACAAGTCGAGCTGGATCGAGACCGACGGCAGCGGTGAGCCCCGCATGACCTACGACGGTCAGGTCGCGGTGCGGTACATGGAGTATCCGGTGCTGACCGGGCTGTACCAGTACGTGTCGATGGCGCTGGCCAAGACGTACTCGGCGGTCACGCGCGCGGCGTCGATCCCGGTGGTCGCCGAGGTGGTGATGTTCTTCAACATCGCCGCGTTCGGGCTGGCGTTGGCGTGGTTGGCGACGGTGTGGGCGACGGCGATGCTAGCCGGCCGTCGCGTGTGGGATGCGGCCCTGGTCGCCGCGTCACCGCTG
Protein-coding sequences here:
- a CDS encoding transglycosylase domain-containing protein, whose amino-acid sequence is MQRPPEPAPRNRPPRAPDDNRTAILPQVRHEPPPHLRDPIDVVKAALEGTPPQKPPPPRGPGGGGDGPSGPPPGGHPHWRERVNWRWVRRGLIAAAVVLIVLPLVTFGMAYMIVDVPNPGDIRTNQVSTILASDGSEIAKIVPPEGNRVDVNIDQIPVHVRDAVMAAEDRDFYSNPGFSFTGFARAFKNNLFGGDIQGGSTITQQYVKNALVGSERGGLGGITRKAKELVISTKMSGEWSKDQVLQSYLNIIYFGRGAYGVAAASRAYFNKPVEELNVAEGALLAALIQRPSALDPAVDPEGAADRWNWVLDGMVEIGALSEADRAAQVFPPTVPPDVAQTQNQTTGPNGLIERQVQRELLELFNISEQQLNTEGLQITTTIDPKAQRAAEEAVAEYMDGQDPDMRTAVVSIDPKNGGVKAYYGGSDANGFDFAQAGLPTGSSFKVFALVAALQQGIGLGYQVDSSPLEVDGIKITNVEGNSCGTCNIAEALKRSLNTSYYRLMLELNNGPQDVADAAHRAGIAESFPGVEHTLSEDGQGGPPNNGVVLGQYQSRVIDMASAYATLAASGVYHKPHFVQKVVNSQGDVLFDASQEDNSGEQRIDKAVADNATSAMQPIAAYSNGHALAGGRPSAAKTGTNQLGDTDANRDAWMVGFTPSLSTAVWVGTVDGTKPLENQWGSPVYGSGLPSDIWKATMDGALEDTDNESFPKPEEIGGYAGVPQAPPPRPTQTSTLVPTPSETVIQPTLEVAPGITIPFGPPTTVPVGPPPPVGQPVPAPAPAPGVPLPPQPVAPGVPVPPGPPPPP